One Methylobacterium sp. AMS5 genomic region harbors:
- the rsmI gene encoding 16S rRNA (cytidine(1402)-2'-O)-methyltransferase, which produces MTQRLDKRSEGAPRSPATFTAFGLAAEAESLAPGLYVVATPIGNLRDVSFRALATLAAADAVLAEDTRVTRTLLMHYGITTPLLSYHEHSNEAVRERMVLRLKAGETLALVSDAGTPLVSDPGFKLVQAAIAAGIPVTPIPGPSAVMTAIVAAGLPTDRFFFEGFLPQKSGARRNRLEALATIPGTLVVFESPHRLPEMLADAAATLGPERPAAVARELTKLYETIRRDSLGGLAEAFAQEGPPKGEVVVVIGTAPEDAAPREADTGLDARIEAALARHSIKDAAALVADETGQPKRVVYARALALTRRADDETSG; this is translated from the coding sequence ATGACACAGCGACTCGACAAGCGCTCCGAAGGGGCCCCGCGCAGCCCCGCCACCTTCACGGCCTTCGGCCTCGCCGCCGAGGCCGAGTCTCTGGCGCCGGGCCTCTACGTGGTGGCGACCCCCATCGGGAACCTGCGCGACGTCTCGTTCCGCGCTCTGGCGACGCTCGCCGCCGCCGATGCCGTGCTGGCGGAGGACACCCGCGTCACCCGCACCCTGCTGATGCATTACGGGATCACGACGCCGCTTCTCTCCTACCACGAGCATTCCAACGAGGCCGTGCGCGAGCGGATGGTGCTGCGGCTGAAGGCTGGGGAGACCCTGGCGCTGGTCTCCGATGCCGGCACGCCGCTGGTCTCGGATCCCGGCTTCAAGCTGGTCCAGGCGGCGATTGCCGCCGGCATCCCGGTGACGCCGATTCCCGGCCCGTCCGCGGTGATGACCGCCATCGTCGCCGCCGGCCTGCCGACCGATCGGTTCTTCTTCGAGGGGTTCCTGCCCCAGAAATCGGGCGCCCGGCGCAACCGTCTGGAGGCGTTGGCCACGATTCCCGGAACGCTGGTGGTGTTCGAGTCCCCCCATCGCCTGCCCGAGATGCTGGCCGATGCCGCCGCCACCCTCGGGCCGGAGCGGCCCGCGGCGGTGGCCCGCGAGTTGACCAAGCTCTACGAGACCATCCGGCGCGACAGCCTCGGCGGGCTGGCCGAAGCCTTCGCCCAGGAGGGTCCGCCCAAGGGTGAGGTGGTGGTGGTCATCGGCACGGCACCGGAGGACGCCGCTCCGCGCGAAGCCGATACCGGGCTCGACGCCCGGATCGAGGCGGCGCTCGCCCGCCACTCGATCAAGGATGCGGCGGCGCTCGTCGCCGACGAGACCGGCCAGCCCAAGCGCGTCGTCTATGCCCGCGCCCTGGCACTCACCCGCCGGGCGGACGATGAGACCTCCGGCTGA
- the ycaC gene encoding isochorismate family cysteine hydrolase YcaC, with the protein MSKPYNRLDLDQAVVLLVDHQAGLMSLVRDFDPDRFKNNVLAVADLAAYFQLPTILTTSFEDGPNGPIMPELKAKFPDAPFIARPGQINAWDNPDFVAAVKATGRKQLIIAGVVTEVCVAFVALSAIAEGYEVFAVTDASGTFNPVVREGAWNRMSAAGVQLVNWFAVACELHRDWRRDVEGLATLLGDHIPDYRNLMTSYAAVRGSVPPAATGA; encoded by the coding sequence ATGAGCAAGCCCTACAACCGCCTCGACCTCGACCAAGCCGTCGTCCTGCTGGTCGATCATCAGGCCGGGCTGATGTCGCTGGTGCGCGATTTCGATCCCGACCGATTCAAGAACAACGTCCTCGCCGTCGCCGATCTCGCCGCCTATTTCCAGCTCCCGACCATCCTCACCACCAGCTTCGAGGACGGCCCGAACGGTCCGATCATGCCCGAGCTGAAGGCCAAGTTTCCGGACGCGCCCTTCATCGCCCGGCCCGGCCAGATCAACGCCTGGGACAACCCCGATTTCGTCGCCGCCGTGAAGGCGACGGGCCGCAAGCAGCTCATCATCGCCGGCGTCGTCACCGAAGTCTGCGTTGCCTTCGTGGCCCTCTCGGCCATCGCGGAGGGCTACGAGGTGTTTGCCGTCACCGACGCATCCGGCACCTTCAATCCGGTGGTGCGTGAGGGAGCCTGGAACCGGATGTCGGCGGCCGGCGTGCAGCTGGTCAACTGGTTCGCGGTCGCGTGCGAACTGCACCGCGACTGGCGCCGGGATGTCGAGGGGCTGGCGACGCTGCTTGGCGACCACATTCCGGACTACCGCAACCTGATGACGAGCTATGCCGCCGTCCGCGGCTCCGTCCCGCCCGCGGCGACGGGCGCCTGA
- a CDS encoding ABC transporter substrate-binding protein, which produces MSRRGLLASAAAAMLPARALAASEGPIVIGSKSDTEGALLGSLIASVLEDLGLRVERRLGLGPTLIVRSALLAGEIDLYPEYTGNVAFFSGTETDPAWKNAAEAYGLALRLDAAHGLVWLGRAPANNTWLIAVQGRLARERGLATMADFAGAVREDVIRLAASTEFVESPAALPSFESAYGFSLPLSRIVSLPGGDTAVTARAAAEGISGINAGMVYGTDGALAALDLAVMSDPKGAQIVYEPAPVIRAATLERHPHIRDALDPIFARFDAETLRRLNAAITVEGRTAEAVAKAWLAEAASRP; this is translated from the coding sequence GTGAGTCGGCGGGGCCTCCTCGCCTCGGCCGCCGCCGCGATGCTTCCGGCCCGCGCCCTTGCCGCATCGGAGGGTCCGATCGTGATCGGTTCGAAGAGCGATACCGAAGGCGCGCTTCTCGGAAGCCTGATTGCTTCGGTCCTTGAGGATCTCGGCTTGCGCGTCGAGCGACGCCTCGGCCTCGGGCCCACTCTGATCGTCCGCTCGGCCCTGCTGGCCGGAGAGATCGACCTGTATCCCGAATATACCGGCAACGTCGCGTTCTTCTCCGGCACCGAGACCGATCCCGCTTGGAAGAACGCTGCGGAGGCTTACGGCCTCGCCCTGCGGCTCGACGCCGCGCACGGGCTGGTCTGGCTCGGTCGGGCACCGGCCAACAACACATGGCTGATCGCGGTTCAGGGCCGTCTCGCCCGTGAGCGGGGGCTCGCCACCATGGCGGATTTCGCGGGTGCCGTGCGGGAGGACGTTATCCGCCTCGCCGCCTCGACGGAGTTCGTGGAGAGTCCCGCCGCCCTGCCCTCCTTCGAATCCGCCTACGGCTTCTCCCTGCCGCTCTCGCGCATCGTCAGCCTGCCGGGCGGCGACACGGCGGTGACCGCCCGCGCTGCGGCGGAAGGCATCAGCGGAATCAATGCCGGCATGGTCTACGGCACCGATGGGGCGCTGGCTGCCCTCGACCTCGCCGTGATGAGTGATCCCAAGGGGGCGCAGATCGTCTACGAACCCGCCCCCGTGATCCGCGCCGCGACGCTCGAACGCCACCCGCATATCCGCGACGCCCTCGACCCCATCTTCGCGCGTTTCGACGCCGAGACGCTGCGGCGGCTCAACGCGGCGATCACCGTGGAGGGGCGCACCGCCGAGGCAGTGGCCAAGGCGTGGCTCGCTGAAGCAGCAAGCCGCCCGTGA
- a CDS encoding L,D-transpeptidase — protein MGRVWMRGALAALGVWSAAAQAADAGAPELTREAIENAAFHEVSEEAKPDTASKPAKKSKKEAGAKKEAEKKPDPLLVKVQVLLDRARFSPGAIDGRDGENLRGALKAFAAAQGLPPGDRLTREVFDRLQATGKDPVVTQYTITEVDVKGPFVEKMPPKMEEQAEVGPMRYTNIREMLAERFHMQRDLLSALNPNVPLDKAGGTLVVAAVPPLGEGKVEGAPVAPKVTRIEVDKRTKRVRAFAEDGKLTADYPASIGSSEKPAPDGSAKVKAVAFDPWYTYNPKYKFKGVKATKKFSIHPGPNNPVGLVWIDLSIPSYGIHGTPEPEKVGKTESHGCIRLTNWDARDLASHTQKGAKVEFLDK, from the coding sequence ATGGGACGGGTGTGGATGCGAGGAGCGCTGGCGGCGCTCGGTGTATGGTCGGCAGCCGCGCAGGCCGCCGATGCCGGAGCGCCCGAGCTGACCCGCGAGGCCATCGAGAACGCGGCGTTCCACGAGGTGTCGGAAGAGGCCAAGCCGGACACGGCATCCAAGCCGGCGAAGAAATCCAAGAAGGAAGCCGGGGCGAAGAAGGAGGCGGAGAAGAAGCCCGACCCTCTGCTGGTGAAGGTGCAGGTGCTGCTCGACCGGGCCCGCTTCTCCCCCGGCGCCATCGACGGGCGCGACGGCGAGAATCTGCGTGGCGCGCTCAAAGCCTTCGCTGCGGCGCAAGGGCTGCCCCCGGGCGACCGCCTCACCCGCGAAGTCTTCGACCGGCTCCAGGCCACCGGCAAGGACCCGGTCGTGACGCAGTACACGATCACGGAAGTGGACGTGAAAGGCCCCTTCGTCGAGAAGATGCCGCCCAAGATGGAGGAGCAGGCCGAGGTCGGGCCGATGCGCTACACCAACATCCGCGAGATGCTGGCCGAGCGCTTCCACATGCAGCGCGACCTGCTCTCCGCCCTCAACCCGAACGTGCCCCTCGACAAGGCCGGCGGCACGCTGGTCGTCGCGGCCGTGCCGCCGCTCGGCGAGGGCAAGGTCGAGGGCGCGCCGGTCGCCCCCAAAGTCACCCGCATCGAGGTCGACAAGCGCACGAAGCGGGTGCGCGCCTTTGCGGAGGACGGCAAACTGACGGCGGATTACCCCGCTTCGATCGGCAGTTCGGAGAAGCCGGCGCCGGACGGGTCGGCGAAGGTGAAGGCCGTCGCCTTCGATCCCTGGTACACCTACAACCCGAAGTACAAGTTCAAAGGTGTGAAGGCGACGAAGAAATTCTCGATCCATCCGGGGCCGAACAACCCGGTCGGCCTCGTCTGGATCGACCTGTCGATTCCCTCCTACGGCATTCACGGCACGCCGGAGCCGGAGAAGGTCGGCAAGACCGAGTCGCATGGCTGCATCCGCCTCACGAACTGGGACGCGCGCGACCTCGCGAGCCATACGCAGAAGGGCGCGAAGGTCGAGTTCTTGGACAAGTAG
- a CDS encoding M3 family metallopeptidase — protein sequence MTADTARDLPEGTEPGRGGVQANPFDASDWATPFGLPDFEAIRPEHYVPAFAHALKAHEAEIAAIAGNEAAPSFANTVAAMERTGAALERVANVFFNLTGSNSSPELQAIERAVAPQLARHSSAITLNPELWARLSAIDADAEELSAEERRVLDRYRSRFRRAGAGLVPEAKTRIAEIAVRLAELGTQFSQNVLADERDFVLPLNGEADLAGLPPFLRDAAAEAAKERGGGQSHVITLSRSLIEPFLVFSTRRDLRALAYAAWTRRGENGGETDNRAIIAEIVRLRAERARLLGFDSFAHLKLDDTMAGSPDAAMELLRNVWKPALQRAATEREGLQALVRAEGHDFALEAHDWRHYSEKLRRAEHDLDESEIKPYLPLEGMIRAAFDTASRLFGLAFEELRDVPRYHPDVRTWLVRDADGSEVGLFLGDYFARPSKRSGAWMSAFRSQERLNGDIRPIIVNVMNFARAPRGEPTLLSFDDARTLFHEFGHALHGLLSDVTYPLLSGTAVSRDFVELPSQLYEHWLQQPEVLRAHARHVTTGEPMPDALLERLLAAANFNQGFATIEYAASAIVDMTLHLSAAGEDGLDVVAFEADALRRIAMPAEIAARHRAPHFAHIFSGDGYAAGYYSYLWSEVLDADAFDAFREAGDIFHPETAQRLRRMIYGAGNLRDAREAYTAFRGRLPSIEPLLKKRGLAA from the coding sequence ATGACCGCCGACACCGCACGCGACCTCCCCGAGGGTACGGAGCCCGGCCGTGGCGGCGTGCAAGCCAACCCGTTCGACGCATCGGACTGGGCGACGCCGTTCGGCCTGCCGGATTTCGAAGCGATCCGGCCCGAGCATTACGTTCCGGCCTTCGCGCACGCCCTGAAGGCGCACGAGGCCGAGATCGCGGCGATTGCCGGGAACGAGGCGGCGCCGAGCTTCGCCAACACGGTCGCGGCGATGGAACGCACGGGCGCCGCGCTCGAGCGCGTAGCCAACGTGTTCTTCAACCTGACCGGCAGCAACTCCAGCCCGGAGCTTCAGGCGATCGAGCGGGCGGTCGCGCCGCAGCTCGCACGGCATTCGAGCGCCATCACCCTGAATCCGGAGCTCTGGGCCCGGCTCTCGGCCATCGATGCCGATGCGGAAGAGTTGAGCGCAGAGGAGCGCCGCGTGCTCGACCGCTACCGCAGCCGGTTCCGCCGGGCCGGCGCCGGCCTTGTCCCGGAGGCCAAGACCCGCATCGCCGAGATTGCGGTCCGGCTGGCTGAACTCGGGACGCAATTCTCTCAAAACGTACTCGCCGACGAGCGCGACTTCGTCCTGCCGCTGAACGGCGAGGCGGATCTCGCCGGCCTGCCGCCCTTCCTGCGCGATGCCGCCGCTGAGGCGGCCAAGGAGCGCGGCGGCGGGCAGAGCCATGTCATCACCCTTTCGCGCTCGCTGATCGAGCCCTTCCTCGTCTTCTCGACCCGCCGCGATCTACGGGCGCTGGCCTACGCGGCCTGGACCCGCCGGGGCGAGAATGGCGGCGAGACCGACAACCGCGCCATCATCGCCGAGATCGTGCGCCTGCGCGCCGAGCGAGCCCGGCTGCTCGGCTTCGACAGCTTCGCCCATCTCAAGCTCGACGACACCATGGCGGGCTCCCCCGACGCGGCGATGGAGCTGCTGCGCAATGTCTGGAAGCCGGCGCTCCAGCGCGCAGCAACGGAACGCGAAGGGCTCCAGGCCCTGGTTCGGGCGGAGGGGCACGACTTCGCTCTCGAAGCGCATGACTGGCGGCACTATTCCGAAAAGCTGCGGCGGGCCGAGCACGACCTCGACGAGTCCGAGATCAAGCCGTACCTGCCGCTGGAAGGCATGATCCGGGCGGCCTTCGACACCGCGTCGAGGCTGTTCGGGCTCGCCTTCGAGGAGTTGCGCGACGTGCCGCGCTATCACCCGGACGTGCGCACCTGGCTCGTGCGCGACGCCGACGGCTCCGAGGTCGGCCTGTTCCTCGGCGACTACTTCGCCCGCCCTTCGAAGCGCTCGGGCGCTTGGATGAGCGCCTTCCGTTCGCAGGAGCGGCTGAACGGCGACATCCGGCCGATCATCGTCAACGTGATGAACTTCGCCCGCGCCCCGCGGGGCGAGCCGACGCTGCTCTCCTTCGACGACGCCCGCACGCTGTTCCACGAATTCGGCCACGCCCTGCACGGGCTTCTGTCCGACGTCACCTATCCGCTGCTGTCCGGCACCGCGGTCTCGCGCGACTTCGTCGAACTGCCCTCGCAGCTCTACGAGCACTGGCTGCAGCAGCCGGAGGTGCTGCGGGCGCACGCCCGCCACGTGACCACCGGCGAGCCGATGCCCGACGCGCTGCTCGAACGCCTGCTCGCGGCGGCCAACTTCAACCAGGGCTTCGCGACGATCGAATATGCGGCCTCGGCCATCGTCGACATGACGCTGCATCTCTCCGCGGCCGGAGAGGACGGGCTCGACGTCGTCGCGTTCGAGGCGGACGCCCTGCGCCGCATCGCCATGCCGGCGGAGATCGCGGCGCGGCACCGGGCCCCGCATTTCGCGCATATCTTCTCCGGCGACGGCTATGCCGCCGGCTATTACAGCTATCTCTGGTCGGAGGTGCTCGATGCCGACGCGTTCGACGCGTTCCGCGAGGCGGGCGACATCTTCCATCCGGAGACGGCGCAGCGGCTGCGTCGCATGATCTACGGCGCGGGCAACCTGCGCGACGCACGCGAGGCCTATACGGCGTTCCGGGGCCGGCTGCCGAGCATCGAGCCGTTGCTGAAGAAGCGCGGGCTGGCGGCGTAG
- a CDS encoding YraN family protein, with protein MRPPADPEARRRATHGRGISAEGLALLALMLKGYRPLARRFAAAGGEIDLIVRRGRTIAFVEVKARATLDAAATAIDARKRARLSRAARAWLARHPFAADATLRADAVFVAPRRWPRHLPDAFEIEGL; from the coding sequence ATGAGACCTCCGGCTGATCCGGAGGCGCGGCGCCGCGCCACCCACGGACGGGGCATCTCGGCCGAGGGGTTGGCGCTCCTGGCGCTGATGCTGAAGGGCTATCGGCCGCTCGCCCGGCGCTTCGCGGCCGCGGGCGGGGAGATCGACCTGATCGTTCGGCGCGGGCGCACCATCGCCTTCGTCGAGGTCAAGGCCCGTGCGACGCTGGACGCCGCCGCGACCGCCATCGACGCACGCAAGCGGGCGCGACTGTCGCGGGCTGCGCGGGCGTGGCTCGCGCGTCACCCGTTTGCCGCCGACGCGACCTTGCGGGCGGATGCCGTCTTCGTGGCGCCGCGCCGCTGGCCGCGCCATCTGCCCGATGCGTTCGAGATCGAAGGTTTATGA
- a CDS encoding ABC transporter permease subunit: MTARLLAGLAAAALLPAVLAGLPLLHLAPNRLVTGAPIAASAALGTGLWPIAALAAGGLGLLAAGRGRRSAGLAGLACLCALFLLLAGLGAGAADLTAGQPFATRARLASGAWTGVVVLVCALTLAARRTGLPGGGLIAATAVLALIGGLWGGGRLNALSLVVEGRARSDALGAAIRDHLVLALGALVLAAGLTGGLALWRRARGVVELTVSGLQLVPAVALLGGLVAGLSALLTAAPALRGYGVSALGTGPALIGIAAYLLLPLWRGLQAANRATGPDSLAAARALGLTSGPILTTIRLPLGAPALIGGLRVATVQALGLATLGALVGAGGLGTLVFDGMAQFAPDLILLGALPIIALSLAAEGALGRLEAAMRRRWPR; this comes from the coding sequence GTGACGGCACGCCTCCTCGCCGGCCTCGCCGCAGCGGCTCTGCTCCCGGCGGTGTTGGCTGGGCTGCCCCTGCTGCATCTCGCACCGAACCGGCTGGTGACCGGTGCGCCCATCGCCGCGTCGGCCGCGCTCGGCACCGGCCTCTGGCCCATCGCCGCCCTCGCCGCCGGGGGACTCGGCCTGCTCGCGGCGGGCCGGGGGCGGAGAAGTGCTGGTCTCGCCGGGCTCGCCTGCCTCTGCGCCCTCTTTCTCTTGCTGGCAGGGCTCGGCGCCGGAGCCGCGGACCTGACCGCCGGCCAGCCGTTCGCGACGCGGGCGCGCCTCGCCTCCGGCGCCTGGACCGGTGTGGTCGTGCTGGTCTGTGCGCTGACTCTGGCCGCTCGGCGCACCGGCCTGCCCGGCGGCGGCCTCATCGCGGCGACCGCCGTCCTGGCGCTGATCGGGGGCCTGTGGGGCGGCGGTCGCCTCAATGCGCTCTCGCTCGTCGTCGAGGGGCGCGCCCGGTCCGATGCCCTCGGCGCCGCCATCCGCGATCATCTCGTCCTCGCCCTCGGTGCCCTGGTGCTGGCCGCCGGTCTCACCGGGGGGCTCGCGCTGTGGCGTCGGGCGCGCGGGGTGGTCGAACTCACCGTCAGCGGATTGCAGCTCGTGCCGGCGGTCGCCCTGCTCGGCGGCCTCGTCGCCGGCCTCTCGGCGCTGCTCACGGCGGCCCCGGCACTGCGCGGCTACGGGGTCTCGGCGCTCGGCACCGGGCCGGCCCTGATCGGCATCGCGGCCTACCTGCTCCTGCCGCTCTGGCGCGGCCTTCAGGCGGCAAACCGCGCCACCGGTCCCGATAGCCTCGCCGCCGCGCGGGCCCTCGGACTCACGTCGGGCCCGATCCTGACGACCATCCGCCTGCCGCTCGGGGCCCCGGCCCTCATCGGCGGCCTGCGGGTCGCCACGGTCCAGGCACTCGGTCTCGCGACTCTGGGAGCGCTGGTCGGGGCGGGCGGCCTCGGTACCCTCGTCTTCGACGGCATGGCGCAGTTCGCGCCGGACCTGATCCTGCTCGGCGCCCTGCCGATCATCGCGCTCTCGCTCGCCGCCGAGGGGGCGCTCGGCAGGCTGGAGGCGGCGATGCGCCGACGGTGGCCGCGATGA
- a CDS encoding extensin family protein has protein sequence MKPSTLASLLACLLAAGLALPPDPAWSDPAKPPPATVPLPPPQPPARPDDLVPPAPQVTPLPPERPPGLGTGPDKGAVTKPDEPPKETKNTNDTKDAPAALPEAPLPPARPPELSGESALALKVSAPDDTACRRRLERLGARFEAASPLGNGQCSAPHPLTVTALADGVALEPAATLTCRAAEALARWTTEVQVAAQKEFGESLKSLALGGTYVCRGQNHDTDAKLSEHSFANAIDVMGYGFTKRASLKVTAAPDGTPEAAFLASARAGACTFFRTVLGPGSDAAHGNHLHLDLRERNAGHRLCQ, from the coding sequence ATGAAGCCTTCCACCCTCGCTTCCCTTCTCGCGTGCCTCCTCGCCGCCGGGCTCGCCCTTCCGCCGGACCCGGCATGGTCCGATCCGGCCAAGCCGCCGCCCGCGACGGTGCCGTTGCCGCCGCCCCAGCCGCCGGCGCGCCCGGATGACCTCGTGCCGCCCGCCCCGCAGGTGACGCCGCTGCCGCCGGAGCGCCCGCCGGGACTGGGCACCGGCCCGGACAAGGGTGCCGTGACGAAACCGGACGAGCCGCCCAAGGAGACGAAGAACACGAACGACACGAAGGACGCACCCGCCGCCCTGCCGGAGGCGCCGCTGCCGCCGGCTCGGCCGCCGGAGCTGTCGGGCGAGTCGGCGCTCGCCCTCAAGGTCTCGGCGCCCGACGACACCGCCTGCCGGCGCCGGCTGGAGCGGCTCGGCGCGCGCTTCGAGGCGGCGTCGCCGCTCGGCAACGGCCAGTGCAGCGCGCCGCATCCTCTGACCGTCACCGCACTTGCCGACGGCGTCGCGCTGGAGCCGGCGGCCACCCTGACCTGCCGGGCCGCGGAGGCGCTCGCGCGCTGGACGACGGAGGTGCAGGTCGCGGCGCAAAAGGAGTTCGGCGAGAGCCTGAAGAGTCTTGCGCTCGGGGGCACCTATGTCTGCCGCGGGCAGAACCACGACACCGACGCCAAACTCAGCGAGCACAGCTTTGCCAACGCCATCGACGTGATGGGCTACGGCTTCACCAAGCGCGCGAGCCTCAAGGTGACGGCGGCGCCGGACGGCACGCCGGAGGCGGCTTTCCTGGCCTCGGCGCGCGCGGGCGCCTGCACCTTCTTCCGCACGGTGCTGGGGCCGGGCAGCGACGCCGCGCACGGAAACCACCTGCATCTCGACCTGCGCGAGCGCAATGCCGGGCACCGTCTCTGCCAGTAG
- a CDS encoding ABC transporter permease subunit — protein MNRVVPALGPLALGLALAAASHPAFAGWIGAGGRPLTVGHLTELALNHLTLAATGLALVAALGIGLGLIATRARLAGFRTSIDTLVAFAQAVPPVVVVALALPVLGFGGPPTLLALTAYGIMPTLRGTVGALDAVTAEARESAQAIGLTPTQTLIHIELPLAAAGLVDTLRTALILAVSVTAVGALAGASTLGTPIVAGLQNQNIAAMLQGALATAALAFLGDALLLAIGGMLRRD, from the coding sequence ATGAACCGCGTCGTCCCGGCCCTCGGACCGCTCGCGCTCGGCCTTGCGCTGGCCGCTGCGAGCCATCCGGCCTTTGCCGGTTGGATCGGCGCAGGCGGCCGACCCCTCACCGTCGGCCACCTGACCGAACTGGCGCTCAACCACCTCACCCTGGCCGCGACCGGACTCGCCCTGGTCGCCGCACTTGGAATCGGACTCGGCCTGATCGCCACGCGGGCGCGCTTGGCGGGGTTTCGGACCAGCATCGACACGCTCGTCGCCTTCGCTCAGGCGGTGCCGCCGGTGGTCGTCGTGGCCCTGGCTCTGCCGGTGCTCGGCTTCGGCGGGCCGCCGACCCTGCTGGCGCTGACCGCCTACGGCATCATGCCGACCCTGCGCGGCACGGTCGGCGCGCTCGACGCCGTGACCGCCGAGGCCCGCGAATCGGCCCAGGCCATCGGGCTGACGCCGACGCAGACCCTCATCCATATCGAACTGCCGCTCGCCGCCGCGGGGCTCGTGGATACGCTGCGCACCGCCCTGATCCTCGCCGTCTCCGTCACCGCCGTCGGAGCGCTGGCAGGGGCCTCGACGCTGGGCACGCCGATCGTCGCCGGGCTCCAGAACCAGAACATCGCGGCGATGCTCCAGGGCGCGCTGGCGACCGCGGCGCTGGCCTTCCTCGGGGATGCGCTGTTGCTTGCGATCGGAGGGATGCTGCGGCGGGACTGA
- a CDS encoding response regulator: MSVDSNEDRLSGARVLVVEDEAAISMLLEDMLLDFGCEIVGPAARLATALEMARSESFTVAILDVNVAGEPIYPVAEAIAERNLPIVFSTGYGGAGIREPFRDRLVVQKPFSQADLKRTLAAAIAAAEG; encoded by the coding sequence GTGAGTGTGGATTCGAACGAGGATCGTCTGTCCGGCGCCCGGGTGCTGGTTGTCGAGGACGAAGCGGCCATCTCGATGCTTCTCGAGGATATGCTGCTCGATTTCGGCTGTGAGATCGTCGGGCCGGCGGCCCGGCTCGCGACCGCCCTGGAGATGGCCCGCAGCGAGAGCTTCACGGTCGCCATCCTCGACGTGAACGTGGCGGGTGAGCCGATCTACCCGGTGGCCGAGGCCATCGCCGAGCGTAACCTGCCCATCGTGTTCTCGACCGGCTACGGCGGCGCAGGCATCCGCGAGCCGTTCCGCGACCGGCTCGTGGTGCAGAAGCCGTTCAGCCAAGCCGACCTCAAGCGCACCCTTGCCGCGGCCATCGCCGCCGCCGAGGGCTGA